A DNA window from Hevea brasiliensis isolate MT/VB/25A 57/8 chromosome 2, ASM3005281v1, whole genome shotgun sequence contains the following coding sequences:
- the LOC110662088 gene encoding uncharacterized protein LOC110662088 has product MGGLSETKFLQELVLYAASAALSCLVLFAGLRQLDPNREASKKALEQKKEIAKRLGRPLIQTNPYEDVIACDVINPDHIDVEFESIGGLETIKQALYELVILPLRRPELFSHGKLLGPQKGVLLYGPPGTGKTMLAKAIAKESGAVFINVRISNLMSKWFGDAQKLVAAVFSLAYKLQPAIIFIDEVDSFLGQRRTTDHEALTNMKTEFMALWDGFTTDQNAQVMVLAATNRPSELDEAIIRRLPQAFEIGMPDRRERADILKVILKGERVEESIDFDYIASLCEGYTGSDLLELCKKASYFPIRDLLDEEKKGKRCSTPRPLFQSDLEKVLATSTKTRIAANEYTRSSSQSLGWSRQSDDYQVQATINELSKLVVSQILNLQSDALDH; this is encoded by the exons atgGGGGGCTTATCGGAGACCAAGTTCTTGCAGGAGCTGGTATTATACGCGGCAAGTGCAGCCCTAAGTTGTCTGGTATTGTTTGCGGGGCTACGACAACTTGATCCTAACCGGGAGGCCTCGAAGAAGGCCCTTGAACAGAAGAAGGAAATCGCCAAGCGATTGGGTCGCCCTCTTATCCAGACCAATCCATACGAG GATGTAATAGcttgtgatgtcataaatccggATCACATTGATGTGGAATTTGAGTCAATTGGAGGATTGGAAACTATCAAGCAAGCTTTGTATGAACTAGTGATTCTTCCACTGCGGAGACCTGAGCTCTTTTCACATGGGAAGCTTCTTGGGCCCCAGAAAGGGGTCCTGTTATATGGACCACCAGGTACTGGTAAGACTATGCTTGccaaagctattgcaaaagagtCAGGCGCTGTTTTCATTAATGTGAGGATCTCCAATCTGATGAGCAAGTGGTTTGGTGATGCTCAAAAGCTCG TGGCTGCTGTTTTTAGCCTGGCTTATAAACTTCAGCCTGCTATTATATTTATTGATGAGGTTGACAGTTTCTTGGGGCAGCGCCGTACTACAGATCACGAGGCATTGACAAATATGAAGACTGAGTTCATGGCTTTGTGGGATGGGTTTACGACAGACC AGAATGCACAAGTGATGGTTCTTGCTGCTACAAACCGCCCATCAGAACTTGATGAAGCAATAATTCGGCGCCTTCCCCAGGCCTTTGAGATTGGGATGCCTGATCGCAGGGAGAGGGCTGATATATTGAAGGTTATTTTGAAGGGCGAGAGAGTGGAAGAAAGCATTGACTTTGACTACATAGCGAGCTTGTGTGAGGGTTACACAGGTTCTGATCTTCTTGAACTCTGCAAGAAAGCCTCTTACTTTCCTATTAGGGACCTACTGGATGAGGAGAAGAAGGGGAAACGATGTAGT aCACCAAGGCCTTTGTTCCAGTCAGATTTGGAAAAAGTTCTTGCAACATCCACTAAGACAAGGATTGCTGCAAATGAGTACACTAGGTCAAGCTCACAATCACTTGGATGGTCTAGGCAGTCGGATGATTATCAGGTTCAAGCCACAATCAATGAACTCTCTAAGCTTGTAGTTTCCCAAATATTGAACCTTCAATCAGATGCCCTGGACCATTGA